A section of the Deinococcus taeanensis genome encodes:
- a CDS encoding GGDEF domain-containing protein: MPPRLRLPLPARLPAGSRGTVFRITQDQRAMSRRVLSVLLVAALLTALYARHDPFEQLALPALSTLLAGVLAAVSLTRTPLRTLHVTGLLGAWTYVLAKVVYVLFIMTSGQGLPTLLGLAPWVLVLLASHMWLLGLRWSGAVNAAAGGSLLALVLARVTQDPAALHSPEVGALVQVLVAGGVLLAGQRSTTNRVMGTMRRDLLGQDAPGRDALTGLPDRRTLEQLLERIYRRSPDGLVVAMIALDRPDLKSGEHGPSFEARLLAHVARVVLGTVRDQDVLGCVAEGQLAIVMHAPDARAARAACERLRVRVASRPLDGVNPTVSVGLVCADGHLDGLALLREAEDTLAAVQALGTNRVLLGPVTPDAGEAGALRAQLA; the protein is encoded by the coding sequence ATGCCTCCGCGTCTTCGCCTCCCCCTGCCTGCGCGCCTTCCGGCGGGCAGCCGCGGAACGGTCTTCCGCATCACGCAGGACCAGCGGGCCATGAGTCGCCGCGTGCTCAGCGTGCTGCTGGTCGCCGCGCTCCTGACGGCACTGTACGCACGGCATGACCCTTTCGAGCAGCTGGCCCTGCCGGCGCTGTCTACCCTGCTGGCCGGCGTGCTCGCCGCGGTGTCCCTGACGCGCACGCCGCTGCGGACGCTGCACGTGACGGGCCTGCTGGGCGCGTGGACGTACGTGCTGGCCAAGGTGGTGTACGTGCTGTTCATCATGACGTCCGGGCAGGGTCTGCCGACGCTGCTGGGGCTGGCGCCCTGGGTGCTGGTGCTGCTGGCGTCTCACATGTGGCTGCTGGGCCTCCGCTGGAGCGGCGCCGTGAACGCCGCCGCCGGCGGAAGTCTGCTGGCGCTGGTCCTGGCGCGCGTCACGCAGGACCCGGCGGCGCTGCACTCCCCGGAAGTGGGCGCGCTGGTGCAGGTGCTGGTGGCCGGCGGGGTCCTGCTGGCCGGGCAGCGCAGCACCACCAACCGGGTGATGGGCACGATGCGCCGGGATCTGCTGGGTCAGGACGCCCCTGGCCGGGACGCCCTGACGGGCCTGCCGGACCGCCGGACCCTGGAGCAGCTGCTTGAGCGCATCTACCGCCGCAGTCCGGATGGCCTGGTGGTGGCGATGATTGCGCTGGACCGGCCGGACCTGAAGAGCGGCGAGCACGGCCCGTCGTTCGAGGCGCGGCTGCTGGCGCATGTGGCGCGCGTGGTGCTGGGAACCGTGCGTGACCAGGACGTGCTGGGGTGCGTGGCCGAGGGGCAGCTGGCCATCGTGATGCACGCCCCGGACGCCCGGGCAGCCCGCGCGGCGTGTGAGCGGCTGAGGGTACGGGTCGCGTCCCGGCCGCTGGACGGCGTGAATCCCACCGTGAGTGTGGGGCTGGTGTGCGCCGACGGTCACCTGGACGGTCTGGCCCTGCTGCGCGAGGCCGAGGACACCCTCGCCGCGGTGCAGGCGCTGGGCACGAACCGGGTGCTGCTGGGGCCGGTGACGCCCGACGCTGGCGAGGCCGGGGCCCTGCGCGCGCAGCTGGCCTAG
- the pxpA gene encoding 5-oxoprolinase subunit PxpA, with protein sequence MHIDLNADLGEGSAHEEAVMTAVSSANIACGGHAGDLESMRDSLRLAARFGVAAGAHPGFPDREGFGRRELHVPPDEVTLFVREQIEALKAVALREGVPLRHVKPHGMLYNMAARDAALARAVARAAADSGVPLYFGLAGPDSVMLREAQRLGLSVLGEGFADRGYAPDGSLWPRGQAGALLPFGAAVAQGVRIAQEGAATAVSGEAVAVPARTLCLHGDGAEAAALARALRAALETAGVAVRAP encoded by the coding sequence ATGCACATTGACCTGAACGCGGACCTGGGGGAAGGGAGCGCTCATGAGGAGGCAGTGATGACCGCCGTCAGCAGCGCGAACATCGCGTGCGGCGGGCACGCCGGGGACCTGGAGAGCATGCGGGATTCCCTGCGGCTGGCGGCGCGGTTCGGGGTCGCGGCGGGCGCACACCCGGGCTTCCCGGACCGGGAGGGCTTCGGGCGGCGTGAACTGCACGTTCCGCCGGACGAGGTCACCTTGTTCGTGCGCGAGCAGATTGAGGCGCTCAAGGCGGTGGCCCTGCGGGAGGGCGTGCCGCTGCGGCACGTCAAGCCGCACGGCATGCTGTACAACATGGCCGCGCGGGACGCGGCGCTGGCGCGGGCGGTGGCGCGGGCCGCGGCCGACAGTGGCGTGCCGCTGTACTTCGGGCTGGCCGGGCCGGACAGCGTGATGCTGCGTGAAGCGCAGCGGCTGGGCCTGTCCGTGCTGGGGGAGGGCTTCGCGGACCGGGGTTACGCGCCCGACGGGAGCCTGTGGCCGCGCGGGCAGGCGGGGGCGCTGCTGCCGTTCGGGGCGGCGGTGGCGCAGGGCGTCCGGATCGCGCAGGAGGGCGCCGCGACGGCGGTGAGTGGCGAGGCGGTTGCCGTGCCCGCCCGGACGCTGTGCCTGCACGGGGACGGCGCTGAGGCCGCGGCGCTGGCCCGGGCGCTGCGAGCGGCGCTGGAGACTGCCGGAGTGGCGGTGCGCGCTCCCTGA
- a CDS encoding DUF47 domain-containing protein, producing MVLSKFMPSNPKFSEKFAQSARNAHVTAQALVDLLENYTDVEAKVQRVRDLEHEGDRLSAEITSLLAESFIVPFDREDIISLNNELDDLVDDMEDAARKLSLYGVEQPLPQMAQLARVVEQQCALLAQGMPWIEQNSRLADLTRIAREIRTLEDEGDTISDEVQRTLYHGVTDVPGMIRAMRGGEIAALIEDASDQAQRVAKTVESILLKNA from the coding sequence ATGGTTCTGTCTAAATTTATGCCCAGCAACCCAAAGTTCAGCGAGAAATTCGCCCAGTCCGCGCGGAACGCCCACGTGACCGCCCAGGCCCTGGTGGACCTGCTCGAGAACTACACCGACGTCGAGGCCAAAGTGCAGCGCGTCCGCGACCTGGAGCACGAAGGGGACCGGCTGAGTGCCGAGATCACCAGTCTGCTCGCAGAGTCCTTCATCGTGCCGTTCGACCGCGAGGACATCATCAGCCTGAACAACGAACTCGATGACCTCGTGGATGACATGGAAGACGCCGCGCGCAAACTCAGCCTGTACGGCGTCGAGCAGCCCCTGCCGCAGATGGCGCAGCTTGCCCGCGTGGTCGAACAGCAGTGCGCCCTTCTCGCCCAGGGCATGCCCTGGATCGAGCAGAACAGCCGACTCGCGGACCTGACCCGCATCGCCCGGGAGATCCGCACGCTGGAAGATGAAGGTGACACCATCAGTGACGAGGTGCAGCGCACGCTGTACCACGGCGTGACTGACGTTCCCGGCATGATCCGCGCCATGCGCGGCGGCGAGATCGCCGCCCTGATCGAGGATGCCAGTGACCAGGCGCAGCGCGTCGCGAAGACCGTTGAAAGCATTCTGCTGAAGAACGCCTGA
- a CDS encoding DUF427 domain-containing protein, protein MKASWNGAVIAQSNDTVVVEGNHYFPADSVNPDYLRPSPTHTTCSWKGEASYHTLLVAGQENRDAAWYYPAPKDAARQIQGRVAFWKGVQITAD, encoded by the coding sequence ATGAAAGCCAGCTGGAACGGCGCGGTCATCGCGCAGTCCAACGACACGGTCGTTGTTGAAGGCAACCACTACTTCCCCGCCGACAGCGTGAACCCCGACTACCTGCGCCCCAGCCCCACCCACACCACCTGTTCGTGGAAAGGGGAAGCCAGCTACCACACCCTGCTGGTCGCCGGCCAGGAGAACCGCGACGCCGCGTGGTACTACCCCGCCCCCAAGGACGCCGCCCGGCAGATTCAGGGCCGCGTGGCTTTCTGGAAGGGGGTGCAGATCACCGCCGACTGA
- a CDS encoding alpha-amylase family glycosyl hydrolase, with protein sequence MKRFHKFGRAGALTALTLSMTACSLRGAPDAQPRAWQDEVIYFAMTDRFANGNTANDNGPDRAAGDRADRTSPLAWHGGDFAGLKAKIEEGYFRRMGFTALWVSPVVLQVPAINTGSGPSAGRPFAGYHGYWAEDFRKVDPHFGTLEEYRALINTAHRNGIKVIQDIVVNHAGYDATLTKTNPEWFHTPGECDASTNKTTDCALAGLPDFKQDLPAVSAYLNDFVKYWRDTTGIDGLRIDTMKHVPDAYWTQFFAPGGAGDPAKLWSVGEVFDGNPASLAHFMNDLGAPSVFDFALYYAIKDQLSSAGGNLDRMADVFAQDGVYRDATRLTTFVDNHDVRRFVSEVTERGGTQAQATERLDLALSTLYFSRGTPSVWQGTEYAQAGKGDPYDYPLGEGNREDMNFSRLAGSALDERLGALAAARAKYRALTRGAQQELWRPNGGAPILAYRRVISGVNGAAGQPVVFVVNGGDTDVDLSALSGGGIPLLGTFTGASLTEVTGRTHTLSVSGGKLVGRVPARSVLAVTAPAGSGAAGTVNPSLPEVAGLTVQPGDSAAQLSWTPSTDARVSGYRIYVNQAGGTERLVNFAPIPAAQGTYLLRGLTNNAGTTFRVVTVDSAGAESRGVTAAATPSSTLTAKVTFTVDARTQGNGPIELRRFDTGSQIAYPMTQDTPGLWKTSIDLPLFREVKFKFGNTGAGAKNGGYEAPGQGDRAYVVGTNGNAYSGTYDFTDQPVPAATVTGRITGAGQPVGGALVEATSANPALNYALTFPDGTYVLRVPAGAQTLKVTAGGYVDGTLSVMAPATGANLDLARDLRTRYTIDGNLSDWAAPKVTVQSPAEGTFGANNNWLTLKADSDDQYLYLAYTYRVDNNSAILYLDTGPGGAAQADNFDAWKRAATFSGAVDGVNAFIARYGNEKAQLRLVQSATATPEVNAAAYLQASSGTLPEQTVELAIPWTALGLSGAPAGGVKLMGGIFGGDGYGAGDIIPDAGSTPGGGNTITDCYASCRATFTAPVTVP encoded by the coding sequence ATGAAACGCTTCCATAAGTTCGGGCGCGCCGGCGCCCTGACGGCCCTGACCCTGTCCATGACCGCCTGCAGCCTGCGCGGCGCTCCGGACGCCCAGCCGCGCGCGTGGCAGGACGAGGTCATCTATTTCGCGATGACTGACCGTTTCGCCAACGGCAACACCGCCAATGACAACGGCCCGGACCGCGCCGCCGGCGACCGCGCCGACCGCACCAGTCCGCTCGCGTGGCACGGCGGGGATTTCGCCGGTCTGAAGGCAAAAATTGAGGAGGGGTACTTCAGGCGCATGGGCTTCACGGCCCTGTGGGTCAGTCCGGTGGTGCTGCAGGTGCCGGCCATCAACACTGGCAGCGGCCCGAGCGCCGGCAGGCCCTTCGCGGGGTACCACGGCTACTGGGCTGAGGACTTCAGGAAGGTGGACCCTCACTTCGGCACGCTCGAGGAGTACAGGGCCCTGATCAACACCGCGCACCGCAACGGCATCAAGGTGATTCAGGACATCGTCGTGAACCACGCCGGGTACGACGCCACGCTCACGAAAACCAACCCCGAGTGGTTCCACACGCCGGGCGAGTGCGACGCCTCCACGAACAAAACCACCGACTGCGCCCTGGCGGGCCTGCCCGACTTCAAGCAGGACCTCCCGGCCGTGAGCGCGTACCTGAACGACTTCGTGAAGTACTGGCGTGACACCACCGGCATTGACGGCCTGCGCATCGATACCATGAAGCACGTCCCGGACGCGTACTGGACCCAGTTCTTCGCGCCGGGCGGCGCCGGCGACCCCGCGAAGCTGTGGTCGGTCGGCGAGGTGTTCGACGGCAACCCCGCCTCCCTCGCGCACTTCATGAATGACCTGGGCGCCCCGAGCGTGTTCGACTTCGCGCTGTACTACGCCATCAAGGACCAGCTGAGCAGCGCCGGCGGGAACCTGGACCGCATGGCCGACGTGTTCGCGCAGGACGGCGTGTACCGCGACGCCACCCGCCTGACCACCTTCGTGGACAATCACGACGTGCGCCGCTTCGTCTCGGAGGTCACCGAACGGGGCGGCACGCAGGCGCAGGCCACCGAGCGCCTGGACCTGGCGCTGTCCACGCTGTACTTCTCGCGCGGCACACCCAGCGTGTGGCAGGGCACCGAGTACGCTCAGGCCGGCAAAGGCGACCCCTACGACTACCCCCTGGGCGAAGGCAACCGTGAGGACATGAACTTCAGCCGCCTGGCGGGCAGCGCCCTGGACGAACGTCTGGGCGCCCTGGCCGCCGCCCGCGCGAAGTACCGCGCCCTGACCCGCGGCGCGCAGCAGGAACTGTGGCGGCCCAACGGCGGCGCGCCCATCCTGGCGTACCGCCGCGTGATCAGCGGCGTGAACGGCGCCGCCGGGCAGCCCGTGGTGTTCGTGGTGAACGGCGGCGACACCGACGTGGACCTGAGCGCCCTGAGTGGCGGCGGCATTCCCCTGCTGGGCACCTTCACCGGCGCCTCCCTGACCGAAGTCACCGGCCGCACCCATACCCTGAGTGTCAGCGGCGGGAAACTGGTGGGCCGCGTGCCGGCCCGCAGCGTACTCGCGGTTACCGCTCCGGCCGGTTCAGGCGCGGCCGGCACCGTGAACCCCAGCCTGCCGGAGGTGGCGGGCCTGACCGTACAGCCCGGCGACAGCGCCGCGCAGCTGTCCTGGACGCCCAGCACCGACGCCAGGGTCAGCGGGTACCGCATCTACGTGAACCAGGCCGGCGGCACCGAACGCCTCGTGAACTTCGCGCCCATTCCCGCCGCGCAGGGCACGTACCTGCTGCGCGGCCTGACGAACAACGCGGGCACCACCTTCCGTGTCGTGACTGTGGACAGCGCGGGCGCCGAGAGCCGGGGCGTCACTGCGGCCGCCACGCCCAGCAGTACCCTCACCGCGAAGGTCACGTTCACCGTGGACGCCCGCACCCAGGGCAACGGCCCCATTGAACTGCGCCGCTTCGATACCGGCAGCCAGATCGCGTACCCCATGACGCAGGACACCCCGGGCCTCTGGAAGACCAGCATTGACCTGCCCCTGTTCCGGGAGGTGAAGTTCAAGTTCGGCAATACTGGCGCCGGCGCAAAGAACGGCGGCTACGAAGCCCCCGGCCAGGGCGACCGCGCCTACGTGGTCGGCACGAACGGCAACGCGTACAGCGGCACCTACGACTTCACCGACCAGCCGGTCCCGGCCGCCACGGTGACGGGCCGCATTACGGGCGCCGGGCAGCCGGTGGGTGGCGCGCTCGTGGAAGCCACCAGCGCCAACCCCGCACTGAACTACGCCCTGACGTTCCCGGACGGCACGTACGTGCTGCGCGTGCCGGCAGGCGCGCAGACCCTGAAGGTCACGGCGGGCGGGTACGTGGACGGCACCCTGAGTGTCATGGCCCCGGCCACCGGCGCGAATCTCGATCTGGCCCGCGACCTGCGCACCCGGTACACCATCGACGGCAACCTGAGCGACTGGGCAGCGCCGAAAGTCACCGTGCAGAGTCCTGCAGAAGGCACCTTCGGTGCGAACAACAACTGGCTGACCCTGAAGGCCGACAGTGACGACCAGTACCTCTACCTGGCCTACACCTACCGCGTGGACAACAACAGCGCCATCCTGTACCTCGACACCGGGCCGGGCGGCGCCGCGCAGGCGGATAACTTCGACGCCTGGAAACGCGCGGCGACCTTCAGCGGCGCCGTGGACGGCGTGAACGCCTTCATTGCCCGCTACGGCAACGAAAAGGCGCAGTTGCGCCTGGTCCAGAGTGCCACCGCCACGCCTGAAGTGAACGCCGCGGCCTATCTGCAGGCCAGCAGCGGCACCCTGCCCGAACAGACGGTGGAGCTCGCCATTCCCTGGACGGCCCTGGGCCTCAGCGGCGCGCCGGCCGGCGGCGTGAAGCTCATGGGCGGCATCTTTGGCGGGGACGGTTACGGCGCCGGTGACATCATCCCCGACGCGGGCAGCACCCCGGGTGGCGGCAACACCATCACGGACTGTTACGCTTCCTGCCGCGCTACCTTCACAGCGCCCGTCACGGTGCCCTGA
- a CDS encoding inorganic phosphate transporter, with protein MDTALIGLIVIVALALIFDFINGFHDTANAIATSVATKVLTPAQAIAMAAVLNVVGALAGTAVAKTISKDIIPQEYATLHLVGATLLSAIFWNLFTWWKGLPSSSSHALVFSMVGAGVAAGGWSIIIPKGVKKTLMGLAYSPALGFLVPIILFFLISWLVLRWMKPRVVTRTFRVLQIFSAAFMAFSHGGNDAQKTMGIITFALAAYANTKIETVPLWVILAAAGAMGAGTAVGGWRIIKTMGFKVVDLKPVDGFIAETGAALIIDGASRLGIPVSTTHTISTAIMGVGTTKGFRKVKWQVAGRIVQAWIFTIPVCIALGWAIHKLILLIGA; from the coding sequence GTGGATACTGCCCTCATCGGCCTGATCGTCATCGTGGCGCTGGCCCTGATCTTCGATTTCATCAACGGCTTTCATGACACCGCCAACGCCATTGCCACCTCGGTGGCCACGAAGGTCCTCACGCCCGCCCAGGCGATCGCCATGGCGGCCGTGCTGAACGTGGTGGGCGCCCTGGCCGGCACCGCCGTTGCCAAGACCATCAGCAAGGACATCATCCCGCAGGAGTACGCCACGCTGCACCTGGTGGGCGCCACGCTGCTCAGCGCCATCTTCTGGAACCTCTTCACGTGGTGGAAAGGACTGCCCAGCAGCTCCAGTCACGCCCTGGTGTTCAGCATGGTCGGCGCGGGCGTCGCTGCGGGCGGCTGGAGCATCATCATTCCCAAAGGCGTGAAGAAAACCCTGATGGGCCTGGCGTACTCCCCGGCCCTGGGCTTTCTTGTGCCGATCATCCTGTTCTTCCTGATCTCGTGGCTGGTGCTGCGCTGGATGAAACCCCGCGTGGTGACCCGCACCTTCCGGGTGTTGCAGATCTTCAGCGCTGCGTTCATGGCCTTCAGCCACGGCGGGAACGACGCGCAGAAAACCATGGGCATCATCACCTTCGCACTCGCCGCATACGCCAACACCAAGATCGAAACGGTGCCGCTGTGGGTGATTCTGGCTGCCGCAGGCGCCATGGGCGCCGGCACCGCCGTGGGGGGTTGGCGGATCATCAAGACCATGGGCTTCAAGGTGGTGGACCTGAAACCTGTGGACGGCTTCATTGCCGAAACCGGCGCCGCCCTGATCATCGACGGCGCCAGCCGCCTGGGTATTCCGGTCAGCACCACGCACACCATCAGCACCGCGATCATGGGCGTGGGCACCACCAAGGGCTTCCGGAAGGTGAAGTGGCAGGTGGCGGGCCGCATCGTGCAGGCGTGGATCTTCACGATCCCAGTGTGTATTGCGCTCGGCTGGGCCATTCATAAACTCATCCTGCTGATCGGCGCATAG